A window from Citrus sinensis cultivar Valencia sweet orange chromosome 3, DVS_A1.0, whole genome shotgun sequence encodes these proteins:
- the LOC102609299 gene encoding anthocyanidin 3-O-glucosyltransferase 7-like (The RefSeq protein has 9 substitutions, 1 non-frameshifting indel compared to this genomic sequence), producing the protein MAQTQSQPRPHIAVLNFPFSTHASSVPSIIKRLAVSSPTAMFTFFSTPQSNKALFSTGQQRHLPSNVKPYDVSDGVPEGHVFSGKRQEDIELFMNAADANFRKAVEAAVAETGRPLTCLVTDAFIWFAAEMARDWNNVPWIPCSPAGPNSLSAHLYTDIIRDKIGTQSQNQDQQLIHFIPGMNKIRVADLPEGVVSGDLDSVFSVMVHQMGRQLPKAAAVFINSFEELDPELTNHLKTKFNKKFLSVGPFKLLLASDQQPSSATDLDDKYGCLAWLDKQKKKPASVAYVGFGTVATPSPNEIAAIAEDQPGPSLEASKVPFIWSLRHRSQANLPNGFLERTRSDGIVVDWATQVNVLAHEAVGVFVTHCGWGSILESIAAGVPMIGRPFFGDQRINGRMMEQIWGVGIAVDGGGICTKEGLLSSLDLILCQEKGIKIREKVTKLKQLCQNAIGPGGSSMQNLDALVDMISRSY; encoded by the coding sequence ATGGCTCAAACGCAGTCTCAGCCCCGACCTCACATAGCTGTGCTGAATTTCCCCTTCTCAACACACGCCTCGTCCGTTCTTTCAATCATCAAACGCCTCGCCGTCTCGGCACCAACTGCACTGTTCACATTCTTCAGCACTCCGCAATCCAACAAGGCCCTTTTCTCCACTGGCCAACAGCGTCATCTTCCCAGCAATGTAAAGCCTTACGACGTATCCGATGGAGTCCCGGAAGGCCACGTGTTCTCCGGGAAGCGTCAGGAAGATATCGAGCTGTTCATGAATGCTGCTGATGCCAACTTCAGGAAAGCAGTTGAGGCAGCAGTGGCCGAAACTGGCAGGCCCTTGACTTGTTTGGTAACAGATGCTTTCATTTGGTTTGCTGCAGAGATGGCTCGAGATTGGAATAATGTCCCTTGGATTCCATGCTCGCCCGCTGGCCCCAACTCTCTTTCTGCTCATCTTTACACTGACATTATCAGGGACAAAATAGGCACCCAAAGTCAAAATCAAGATCAACAACTTATTCACTTCATTCCAGGAATGAATAAGATACGCGTCGCCGACTTGCCTGAAGGAGTTGTTTCCGGAGACTTGGATTCAGTCTTTTCTGTTATGGTGCATCAAATGGGACGTCAGCTACCCAAGGCAGCTGCTGTTTTCATCAACAGCTTTGAAGAGTTAGACCCTGAGTTGACAAATCATCTCAAGACTAAATTCAACAAGAAGTTTCTCAGTGTTGGCCCTTTCAAGCTACTACTAGCATCTGATCAGCAACCGTCGTCAGCAACTGATTTGGATGATAAATATGGTTGCCTGGCGTGGCTGGACAAGCAGAAGAAGAAACCTGCTTCAGTGGCGTATGTCGGCTTTGGTACAGTGGCAACACCATCCCCAAACGAAATTGTGGCAATAGCAGAGGCCTTGGAAGCAAGTAAAGTGCCATTTATTTGGTCACTGAGACATAGGTCGCAGGCAAATCTGCCAAATGGGTTCCTGGAAAGGACAAGATCAGATGGAATTGTGGTGGATTGGGCCCCCCAGGTCAATGTTTTAGCACATGAAGCAGTTGGGGTCTTTGTAACACATTGTGGTTGGGGCTCAATCCTTGAAAGCATAGCTGCAGGTGTGCCGATGATCGGGAGGCCATTCTTTGGGGATCAGCGGATTAATGGAAGAATGATGGAACAAGTATGGGGGGTTGGTGTCGCTGTAGATGGTGGAGGGATTTGCACAAAGGAAGGTTTACTCAGCAGCTTGGATCTAATTTTGTGCCAAGAGAAAGGAATCAAAATAAGGGAGAAGGTTACAAAGCTGAAGCAACTGTGCCAAAATGCAATTGGTCCCGGTGGAAGCACCATGCAAAATCTTGATGCATTGGTAGACATGATATCAAGATCTTATTAG